The sequence ttcaaatctttataatttaagaagtcttcttttttccctttgaaaGTAACATTCCATCCTCTGACTTTTCATAGAATTGTATTGTGTTGTCTGCTTTATATTTTCAgccaaaatatactttttgttttgataattagattcaatattaaaaattcatggtgtttgtatattttatcttctctggatacatttaaaaaaaatgtttatttaattgattgagttttctttggtatttttagaagtaaattaaaaattttgagtaataagatgtatttgaaaatagCTAGATTATTTATGTTCCAGAAGGAAAACAAGGACAAATTATGTATGGTCGTATTATGTATCCCACCCCCATGCATAATCTTCTCAAGTTTCAATTCAGCTTACTGTTTTGTTCAGTCGTAACTTTAGTTAAAAGGGATTCATTGATTtaagttgcataaaaaaaaatgcttaatgttTTGAAGTGTAaagaagtaatataaaattacttctctTTAAATCTAGGAAATCTGTTGCAAAACTTATTTGCTATTGTAATTAATATGAGGGAAAAAGTGCTTGTTTCTGGTTGGATAGACAAGGCACTAGTTTTTGACTGGTTTAAAGAGCATTAAAAATAGATTGATGATGATATATATCTTGACAAACCAGTTGTGGTTTTTTTGGGGGGTGGGTGGGGTGGATTGTGTTTATTGATTGGTTACATGATTATCAACCGTACACTATTCTGGATGACCAAAATTGCATGGATACATGGATGAGAAATTCCCTTACAACAAAGTTGGTTCTTGCCTCATGAGTGTATAATGGCTTGAGGCTGAGTTACTTTCATTTGTTAATGAATTGCATCTCTTGCTGGTGGAGTTGGGCAATATCTTTCTATGGCCCTTTGATTTTAATCCCATATTCAGTGTTCTGACAACAGTCTTTCAGATTATCCCAGGTACCAAGGGAAGCTAAAGAAACTCTGTATATGTACCTGATGGTAAAACAGTCAATGTGTATTACTACACAGTTGACTTTAACATTCTACATAATTGTTTCATCAGGATAATATCTATCTGTTGTAGTGTCTATCAAAATGGTTTTTGGTCAAACATGGAAACTGTGTAGTTgaataatttatgctttttatcttttgtgattttttttatatatatttctcatgaTCAAGTCATTGCTATGTGGAACTAGATTTCAGACTGGAGATGTAATGTAAGCAAAAGCAAGGAAGTTGGTTTAACACTTTTTCATTAATAGCCTGAGGCagagtttcaaaaaattcaattgaaataatgTAATGTTCAAGAAAAGTATATAGAAGACGATAAAatcataattgtaaaaattaagaataaaaatttttatttcatcaatataattattcttttagcCATGCCTTGTATTGTCATGAATTACTGATACCGTAAAATGCATATTATACTAAAGAAATTTGTCACTTTTATCTATGTTGttaaaactttgaataatataaatattgcatgGTCTTTGGCATGGCCATGTAcatgatattattttatgttccttataatgattttataaattaggttatttaaatatactaacattaaaaatttttactaatttcatttttttttctagaactcTTTGCATATTGAAAATTTGGTTGAATTGTTATCTGTATTCAAAAGTTCTGCTGTAAGTCGTCATTCTAAGCCATGGAATAATTTTGCCGCACGGATACAtgaacttatttttaatgaatcttcagGAGCCATTACTCAAGATACTGCTACTGAATATTGTACAaagaatataactaaaattttagaagtcaacATAAATGAAGCTCCTGGTAAGAATTTTCAAACAGTATCAGTTTATAAGTTCAcacttttgtttatttacataACTTACTCTGACCTGCTATATGGGGTGTAagatttactttgaattttattttaaggtagTAGCAATGCTAGCTTCAAAATCTGGTCTGACATCTTATTTTCCTGTGTTGTGTTGTGGAAGAGTTTGAATCGTTACAGGGTTGCCATGCCACTGGTAGAACCTGGAAAAcattgagaattaaaaaattgatagaaaaactAGTAAAATGCaggggaatttgaaaattttcatataaacaagGAAAATGCCGGGAATTTAAGttccttagttatttttttatcaactaaaaAAATCCAATCTCCAAAGATTGCAATTAATCATAGTCATAGCTtctgaaaacaaaacaatacTTTTCGTGATTGTGTAATGCAGGAACTCATCCCTTCTCTACTTTCTCCCCCTTTTTTCTTTATAGATCATTCCAGTTTCAATTTGcgagacagttttttttttcaatgagatTCCTGAATTACAGCTAATGAACACGCACAAGACTTCTCTAACTACTTGAAAGAATAGAATGAATTTCTTTGTTGAGAACATTAAATATGCCGAAGCAGAGCAATGGTGTTTAGTCTACCATACTcaagtttattgaatggtttgtttattatttgcaaaactgtgaaattattcaaagtagtttagagaattatttttaaacaatgaggTGTTCAAAACAATGAGGTTTGGAGGAACAATGAGGTAAACAATGAGGTTTAAAACAAattggatggataaaaaaaatcaaatttgattttgctgaatgggttTCTAGGAGTTCCTCAAAATTCATAACAAGACTGTCTGCCAGCTAAAAAGAATCATCACTGATTTTGAACTTAGTATTTAAAaggaatacatgaaaaaaatgacaTGTCATTTTCGAAAATGTCAAAGtccaaaaataaaccaatttcaaactttttagttaaagaacaaaaatttaaagctgaatttttatgagcattaaaacttgttttgtcacatttgttatttaatacatttaatgatatatcagaaacattttcacatatgttcactgaaagtgaaatagctaaaaaaaatgtacattaggcCACTCAGAAATGTtgtgtggtggtaacatcataagccagataacaacttccggagaagagtgtacatttctgtctagtggctttgttactcggctatgtaCCTTAACtttgcgagttcgaatctcaaacttgcacattggtgaccctggttctgaactaccgcatccttcattcagctgttgtggctccatctaccggtaggaaccactcacacacgctcgctgtcgcccgccataacgcttggcgcgataacaacgttcatcgctcgccataactggcgcgataaactctaccgactcactggtgggggactattgtggtggtaacatcataagccagataacaacttccggagaagagtgtacacttctgtttagtggctttgttactcggctatgaaccctaacgttgcgagttcgaatctcgaacTTGCACAGTTGTACCTTATTTGTTGAGGATTATCTCCAAGAAACTGATAGCTGAAAAATCTacagaaattgatgcccaaatacatAAATTGGCAgaattggataaataaaaaagtaatattgctttgtaatgttttttttttttttttaataatcattaaacgATTTGTATCTTGATAACCAAAATGACCaaagtccttaattttgtgtgactgaCAGTTAAAGAGTTTGAGAGGTAATATATCCCCCCCTTCCCCCTTAATTTTGTCtttctaaattctaaataaaaaaagagatttttttttttttttgtatgtaaatatcaattttcttttaatatgctattatttcaaattaggtcaaattgttgcttcctttcctttctttttccactccctaaaatcatattgcattataactagcacataagtgttatttttgaatttccttgtatcttgaatatatatacaGGGGGGGGAaagggaaaacacagggaatttatTTCCAGTTTTGAGCGGCAATCCTGTGTTAGTTAGATTTGTatgataaatctatatttttttacaagttaaaaataaaactttttgtttataaattaatttcttttatttatgattgatgtttttttttttctgtaacgaataattatttagtagtaaaactgattatatttagattctgataaattaaaatggaaatctaaatttttattatgtagtctttttgtttttaaagctcTGTCAGTTAGAATATAGGTTACAAAATGAAATGGAGGGCACACTATtacaattcaattatttcaaacaaactgtttttaaaatgtaaattttattagtCGTAATAACTCTGTTATTTTcctataaagatttttaattaaaaatatgaattaaaacacttaatttagttaatttttccaaaactttttctccATATATGTCTGTATGcagtatttcttttcattattggCAGTTTTCctttattactatattttgtttcaaacttaAAGAACAGCAACAATAAAAAAGGATGGTCTTAGTGTCTGCAGAACAAATAAAAGCTGTAGTGTCTATATCCCCCCCTAATTACAGTTATTCAATTGtatatgtaaatttatgaaaggtagtattttattttaatcctgtttattaaaatatgctgaatcattaaatatctgtATTgcttaattcaaatgaattttaataaaaatccaatcttgatgaaaattttattattatgtaacaCTGTATTCTGATAGTGAAGTGGACAGTGTTACAATGTCCATCACCACCAAGAGCATTAAATACTGGAAATGCATGCTACTCACAATTACAAATACAGTAACTCCCGAGTATCCGACCTAATGTGACAAGTGGACTGGCCGGATTACAAAAAAGCCAAaaaggccggagttctatgaactcatttcttagTCCAccaataaaagaaacaaagtttttaatcATTCATCTCTGACTGTAACTAGTTACCAGTTTAAGTGGCCTATTTACTAGTTTAAGTGTTAATGCCACAAAAATAAAGCTTACTTAATGTCTTTATGCTTACCTTTCAGCATGATTTTTCTTACTATTATTCCACTTTCACTAGCTTGTACAACACACCATTTTTCAACTTCTGCTTGCTTTTTTTTCAGTTCCACAATGAACTTTTCCCAACTCCTAAATCCAAAGCTATATTTTTTGCTGTTACACCAGAATCTAGTCGTTGTATAGTATCATAATTTTCTCCTTTATAGTCACTacaatttttttcgtttattaacCATTTTGAAATCACACTGTGgtcagttaaaaaaacatttgagcaTATCCCAAGAGCAATTTACAAATATGTACGATTATAATcagaaacagcaacaacaactGAGGTCCATTACACACTGTCTAAACAATGAACAACAAGCAGAATGCTACTTTGTTCCTgacacaacttgtattttgcgcATGACATGGAGGAGGATCGTAGGACATCTACTTCCAATGCCTTGACAATGTTGCCAATGCGATGCCTTGCCTTGCCTTGCCTtcccttcctcatttaattatgataaaagaaagcTAGTCCAGATAGTACAGAAGCTGGTTAGTCGTGAACCGGATACTTGAGAGTGTACtgcatataatttgaattatattcaatatttatgagGGTGGGTAGAAACGTTTCTGACCTAAcccggaaaaaaaaatctgtttcatgattgctttatttttcaacatagtcCCCTTCCAAAGATATATACTTGCTCCAGCGATGCGGCAATGCTTGGATCCCCTCTCTGTAAGAACTTTCTTCTAAGGCTTCAAAGTAGGCAGTCGTCACTGTGATGACTTCAGTGTCAGAACAGAATTTCCTTTCAGCCAGAATTTTTTTCAGGTTGTGGAAGAGGCTGTAGTCTGTGGGAGCTATATCAGGAGAATAGGTTATATGAGGGAGAATTTCAAGCTTCAGTTCATGAAGTTTTGCTATCACAATGACAGCCTTGTGGACAAGAGCATTGTCCTAATGAAACATGACTTTCTTCTTGGCCAAACCTGagcttttttctttgattttggaatGCAATTTATCCAAAAGATTAGCTTAATATTCAGCATTGATGGTCCTGCTTTTTCTAGATTGTCCGATACTAAAATTCCCTTAACATCTAAAAAAACTGTTGCCATAAACTTTTCAGCAGATggcttacttttttttctttttttttacgttgATTCTTTCTTTGCTGTCTAACATTTTGATTGCTGCTTGGTTTCTGGAGTATAGTGATGGATCCATGTCTCATACAGTGTCATAAaacactgcaaaaaaaaaaaaaaaaaactggctttTTTTAATTGTACAGCTCCAAGCATTGTTTCGATATTGTCATGCCCTGCAGTTTTTGATCCAAAGTCAACAAACGTTCACCCATCGAAAGTCAAACCCATCTTGCTGACAATTTTCTCATATCCAAAATATTGGTTTAAATATGATGCGGTTGTTCTTTGGATATACTTAAAGACTTGACAACCTCTGTCAATTTCAGTCAGTAATCCTTCATAATGTTTCTGTGAACTTTTCTAATGATTTCATCTGTAGTGGCTGATTCTGGTCTTACGGAATGCTCCACACCCAGAATGCTTGTACGACCACATTTAAAATCTGAAACCCATGTTTAGGAGTTTGAATGATTAACAGATTCCCCCAATGTAGCATCTAGCtcagttttaatatttgtgtttGTTCTGTGTTTGAACTTGAGTGTTATGATTGAGAATCTGCAACACACTGCATACGTTTACGCTTTCTTCGTTCCTGTTGTAAAGCTATTTTATGTTCATGTTTAATTCGATTAgcttctgattttaaattttcatcacttGTTTTTGTTGATTGAAGGTTTTGTTCCAGCCTATGTTTGCACTTtcgttctcttttttttttttttctttccaaggCTTCATCGGGAGAAAGCTTAGGATGCCCcgtttatgatttattcattgcctatgcgatttcgagcttcaacccccccccccccccaaccaaaacaacatcatgtcctTTTTCCGTTCTCGTTTCCGTTTTTCGGCTTCTAATAAAGTAAGTGACATAAATGTAGTATCGTTCGATAGGGGGCATTGAGAGAGTGTATCGATGTCAGCCATAAagagaatttttgcaaaaatgagGTCGAAAACCTCGtacgaaaattcaaatttttacaactttggAAGCCCATAACTCTCGGATCATTCGGAGTAGCAACGTGAAACTCATATTGTTACGGGCTTTTCGGCGAGTACTATCCAACGATACGAGCAAATACAATGTATTCGAGACCCGATCGAGGACCCTACTGAGAGGAGTGTTTCGGTAAAAATGTCCTCTATGTTGCATAGAAACCGAGATATAGCAACTTCCGTTCCAACCGGAAGGTGACGTCATTGACATCCCGAGACCCATAGGAATTATGGTATCGAATCGACAATGATTTGACCAATGTTAAGCAAAATGcatactgcgcatgcgcaatggatccaaaatttttGGGGGACTTCGAGGAACCCCGAGAGTACTTGTAAGTGAAAAGTccatgtctctaacatatgtagtttaTGAGATATAATGAAAACCATCTGtgcatgcgcagtagatgactccatgggGGAGGGGTCTTCTATAGTCTCATAGGATTACTATGGTTAGAACCCATTGTCTCTAACATatatagtttacgagatataactgCACAGTAGATGACACCATGTGGGTCTTCTATAGCCtgtaggattactatggtgaaaaccccatgtctcgaacagcaggtcaaccttttcaaaacgcatctgctttcgaaaaagcatacataataataatgcaatactggtaaaagcaggtgaaacaaatgaagatgaatattgccatttatgctttattcattgcctacgcgattttgaacttcaattattcaaaaccccgtaacaaaaacaaaatcaatttctcacatgataacaacCAAAGGCCAATCCTTCAAATATGCAAGAAATAATGAACAGAAATGACACTCTGAGGTACTTTAGTCAAAATAACTCTGGGAGCGCCACCTCTAGATGAGACTGGAAACTTTTCATTCCACCTTTGTATGTAACAGatcaaatatcattttatgaATGTTTGCTTGATACTGTAGCATATCTTGATAccacaaaattaaagaaaaatcatgtaATTCTATGCTCATACTTTCCTACTTCGAAACTTTTCATGTAACTCAAATAATGCGTAAATGAATATGCAACTTGATTTCATGAACagggtttttaaatatttcatttttagtactTAAAGCACTTATTCCTTCCCCCCTCTGAATATAAGGATGTTATTTAAGGTTTTATCCCTTTTGTATTTCATCATCCTTTCTAGTGTTTTTATTTAAGTTCATGAAAATGCCTatttatttcagctatttttcATTGAGCTGGAAATTCAAgcttataattttcttattatcagACAGTCTTGACTTTCAATTATTGTCCGTAAGGAATTCAAATTCCTACTATGAGAGTGCATGTGTATCAGAGCTAGTACgcatttcttagaaaataaatgcatctataAAAATCAGCATTAGTTTGAtacatatttttgcaaatatgcaAAGAGCTAtacatatttttgcaaatatgcaAAGAGCTAtacatatttttgcaaatatgcaAAGAGCTAtacatatttttgcaaatatgcaAAGAGCTAtacatatttttgcaaatatgcaAAGAGCTAtacatatttttgcaaatatgcaAAGAGGTATACTTTCAGATCCAAAGAATGTCTTTATTTGCATGCTTTGAACCAAAGGAATTTCTTTTCTCTTAGAAAAGGGATATTATCTTAATGAaagagtattaaattattttgcctGTAGTTTAATcccttaaatgttaaattttctttattctatgttaaattttctttctttataatatttagaataaagaaataattatattttctttattctaaaattcaatattttagaaatctattGACATTTGATCCAAGAGCATACAAAGTGTTGAATATGTATATAGATGTatgtagatatatttaaatttataccaaaataatTTGAGTATTTAATGGAAATcacttctaatatttattatacttgctttctattgaagttttaaaatccaTCACTACGAATATAGAAAATaagatacaatatttataatttaaaatttttttgtttcactaTGAATTCTGAGTTACTAAATctgtataacatattttattataaataataaatgttcttgttctgtttcattttatgaaacaagatccattagaaattatattgcaaaaatattatgttcttaagagttttatttatcaaagaagaaagaaaaaaaaaagacatagtcatgtttaaaaaaagacaactgaaagttattttcaattaaattttgtgatttctattttattattttggtaatggaatttttaaaaaagtcatgaaaattattctgatttgcatgtatgaaattttgtatgattgtatgattttttttaaaaagtaagtaatgTTTAATTGCTCACACTGCTATCCCTTTCCATTTTTTAGTATTCCAAAAAttcaattctaataattataaaaatgtttagtttttaataattactagtcttaaagctaatatttttttaattaatagatgcTGATGTTGAGGAAGTGGAACTGGAAAAAATGGCTAGAATGCTGATGTTGTTTGCTGATGCTTCCGTTATATCAGTTGAAAGTACACAAGACAAGTTACACTGGAATTCTATATTAAATCCAGTTATTTCAATTATACAATTTGCTTCAAATAGGCCATACATGCATAGTAAGAAATTTCTAAGTTCTGTAAAATTAATCACTCTTTTGATCAAAGAAAGTCATGGCTGTGATAAAATCGAATTAGATCCTCATACAACTAACATAATTGGAAGTCTGAATCAAAGTCctgaaataattgaattcttaTATCAAAGGTTATTCATGAACATTTACAACAACAGTTGTATCTCACAAAGTtacattctttttgaattttttgacacaATAATTGCTGAGTCTAGACTGAATGGTTTGTTCTTATCCATCATTCCACAGATGATGAAAAAAGTTGAAgatattttagaagataaaacacaaagaagaaatttacttttttctttatggAAGATTTTAGTGAGTCTTGTAAATAGTGGATTAGCCATAAACTTTAGTATTATTCAATCACTTAACTATAGAATCTTTTCAGAAGTTTTGAAATGTGGTATCTTACAGGAGTGTTTGTCAAAGCCAGCAAATTTGGATGGCATTAGAAAAGAACAGTGGTTACGATTTTCTCATCAGTCAATTTGCAATTTTTGGTGTGTTATACATTCAGTAATTCCTCATCTTTCAGATGATGAGATGACTTTCATAATGTTGCCACTTATTGAAGAAACTGAGAAAGTGTTTAATGATGGACCAAAGATTGTGGTACCATATGcaattagttgcctaaaacagATAATCCCAAAATTGGGCAAACATAATTTATCTATGATGTCTGCATTACTTGAAGTTGCATGGAAATCTTGTTTAGAGCTTCGTGGAAATGAAGCCTTTCGTCCTTCGCTTAgttctttaattgaaataatttttcaaccaGATATGATACAAGAAGCATTCTTCCCTTCTTTAGATATGTACTTTAAACGTTTTAAGGAGCTTTCTGAGAGTACTTCAGGTATTTTctatacatttataaaacaattctgCTCTGCAATTCCACTCCGCAAATTATTAGAGTCAGGATTTAATTGCATACACATTTTTGTATTTGCTCTAACCTTTGGTCCCATTCACCAAAAAGCTCATAAAATTATGGAAGAGACCTTAATTTATCTTTTGGAACAAGATCCACATCTTAGCAGAAGCCTAACTCTTGTTGATAGCAACAAACCATCCTGCTTTGTCAGAATAACAATTCTGGAATAtcttttagagaatttaaaagaagaaactaaAGAATCagaagattttgtatttttattaattcaagagCTGATGATGGCAGATAGTGAGGATGAGAGCAAACCAACTTCTCATTTTGCAAATTCTCTTAGCCATAGAATAAGAAATCGGGCATGGCAATCAATTTTacttattcaacattttattaaaaataaagttttgaatgaaCAGCTTTTGCTGAAAACATTAACTGCTCTAGGAGCTGAAAGCCAACAACCTTCGATTCGTTACTTACAAGAATGGGTTACATTCAATGTCCTTCATGTTGAACAGagcttcattaataaatttattttgataatcgaTGATTCACTAGACAAACGACCCAGTTACATCATCTCAGTTGTTTCCATCacaaatcttttaattttgcatcaaataatcaatgaaaaaaataatattgcaaaatgttttaaacttttaactattttatgtatgGCTCAGAATTTTACAGTAAGACTTTATGCACAAGTGacattaactaatttatttgaattgtgtCAGCAAatggatatttcaaattttattaaccaATATGAATTTGTATCACAAATGATTGATATGCAAACTACCATGGTGGAAGGACATGGTAATTTTTTCAAGAACATTAAGAAGCTTTCCTCTGATTTTTACTTTTCTGCTTTTAACCCCATCAACCATTTTAGCTTAGAGACAGTACTGTATGATTTACCTCGTCTCTCTACTCTTAGTCCTGATGAATGGATTAGACCAGACtggtttaataaaaattgctttcatgtATTAACTTATAATTTAGATGATAGCTTAAAGAAAAGCTTACCCACATCATGGACATCTAAGATGTTAAATGATAATCTTGTTACTGAAAGCAATTCATTAGATTACAACTTCCAGAAAAAAATCATGCCAGTGAaagatataattgaaagtagCGACGATGTGGTTCttataaatttagagcaaaagCAAATTCAAAAAGATGGTTTAATTGTTGTTGCTTCTCTGATAGATAGAGTTCCCAATTTAGGTGGATTGTGTCGAACATGTGAAGTGTTTGGTGTGAAGGAATTTGTTATAGGTTCTCTTCGATATATTGAAGACAAGCAGTTTCAGAATTTAGCTGTTTCGGCAGATAAGTGGGTTTCCATTAAAGAAGTTAAAACTTATATGCTCAAAGAATATTTAATGTCAATGAAAGAAGAAGGATATACACTTGTAGGAGCAGAGCAAACAGAAGATAGTTGTAATTTGAAGGAATATCAATTCccaaagaaatcaattttattactaGGTCATGAGAAAGAAGGTTTGCCTGTTGAGTTGATCCAGCTGTTGGATACTTGTGTGGAAATACCTCAACAAGGTGTTGTACGATCTCTTAATGTTCATGTCAGTGGAGCTATATTAATCTGGGAATATGCACGCCAGCATAgcaatttatcttaatttatgtaatttataggATTTTCGTGAAATGTAAagttactaaataatttaatcttcactaacatataaaatttttttaacttcgttGGGACGATTGTTCCCAAAAAGAAGTGCTTCCTGTGGACAAGATCTGCTAAGTGCCAACTATATGTACAAGCTTGAGCTCCTTCTCCTGCTAAGCTTAATGTCCATTAGCAAAAAAATTCGTTGAAATGTGTATAAATTagataaaactgatatttttttaaatatatagtaataggtatttcattaaatctattgtattttattatcattgaaaGTATCTAAATTAATTCTAGATAATTGATATAGATCCTTGCTGGAATACTTGCCGCCAATGAAATGACATTCTGCCGCCAATGAAAATAATCACATCAAAAtatgcacccccccccctcccaataTAAAGATTTGACCTGGGAGAGAGAAATTATAATGTACAAGACCAATTCTTTGAAAGAAACATGGATAATATTGTCATCTAATGGAAAACATTTCTCTATAAAAAACCAAACACCTACACATAAGTGATTCTGCAAATAAAATCCTGCCGCAATGTAAGTATGCAACATACAGCTTTGAAGAGAATTCGTGataatatacatacatatcaTTCATCCTGACGgggtaaaagaattttaaaataagaaaaaattattgtgcaGAATAACTGAGGATATAATGACTAAGTTTTAGTAAATAagatattatctgaaaataataaagtacttTTTATATCAATGTCTAAAAAgttattctgtgaaaaaaaataattttccttaaaaaaatcgatttgtcCAACGTATTAGCTTTAATAgtcatttaaaatagttatattcatatgaatcaaaatatatatgcataacaaatattcaattttaaaaattaaaaaaatatatatattctgaaatctttggaattcataaaaaaatccaaGTGTAATGAACAGGGTGGAtctgttgaaatatatatatgtctttTAAGATCAAGAGAAAGAAACAACTTTTAATCATACGGCACtcaatgtgtttatttttatattgtacatAATGAAATGAGACTGTACACaatctaaataaaattccttttacacttaaatgcatcttaaaaatagctaaaaacaGTTACAATAAAGCTCAGTTCATTGTTATCTAGAGGACTAAAAATTGGCTATTAATTAGTAccctggatttttttaaaatttaaaatatcaaattttacacaACATTCTTAACATCAAAGTATGAATCATAACAATTGAGTTTTCACAATCATTTAAAtcatcatttcatatttatatgtaaaaacatgaaatatcagTAATTTCAAACTGtacattctataaaaaat comes from Argiope bruennichi chromosome 2, qqArgBrue1.1, whole genome shotgun sequence and encodes:
- the LOC129990009 gene encoding probable methyltransferase TARBP1 isoform X1, translating into MNIDESLKFFNAHFCNGDKLLKYFIEFRDILHGTEHAIEFQKMETFLNCVILLEKSNFFNFNIVNSQVITVQSDNFSENLNDVILSILEIFCFKYQNILLKRQRTHITNTSNNIIISFDTIAYLVQLLIPKIKNKGYIQALVKNISYYLCELTKDTRQTYANSIEFESKTLCYFTLKFLTKVFKTIPVKCYFEYITDADILKLVGCLLFPDIIILKLFINHILPALLQFSSVSLKTEILKSMWNMVYTEFKNKDYSDTSESNSYIYTMTYCVSAYLYNNNAIETLNFYIHSEIIFWKIILSGMTSSLPFTRKKVLNIFKMFLMWIKQCKKGENNTYSASCSLLSMNAENVKIWNDVVILFESLEEKQIHVIKPVLPKFSRILSLAARENSSTDENNVKLISAWLMALISRMLKHETKFIIKWALSTVLTFDFKKHVLHEDSLKMLIKILFETLNDQSLYSRNSEQDNYSLFLSSEKISKFLKNYISGLKFPSEKVTFFRYLLNIIASQSWCIVALLHITVALSTLESTPSWSKSDISLIRNIVVNCQRSHEPAFRASLEYFMMECCTLFMDWNSLHIENLVELLSVFKSSAVSRHSKPWNNFAARIHELIFNESSGAITQDTATEYCTKNITKILEVNINEAPDADVEEVELEKMARMLMLFADASVISVESTQDKLHWNSILNPVISIIQFASNRPYMHSKKFLSSVKLITLLIKESHGCDKIELDPHTTNIIGSLNQSPEIIEFLYQRLFMNIYNNSCISQSYILFEFFDTIIAESRLNGLFLSIIPQMMKKVEDILEDKTQRRNLLFSLWKILVSLVNSGLAINFSIIQSLNYRIFSEVLKCGILQECLSKPANLDGIRKEQWLRFSHQSICNFWCVIHSVIPHLSDDEMTFIMLPLIEETEKVFNDGPKIVVPYAISCLKQIIPKLGKHNLSMMSALLEVAWKSCLELRGNEAFRPSLSSLIEIIFQPDMIQEAFFPSLDMYFKRFKELSESTSGIFYTFIKQFCSAIPLRKLLESGFNCIHIFVFALTFGPIHQKAHKIMEETLIYLLEQDPHLSRSLTLVDSNKPSCFVRITILEYLLENLKEETKESEDFVFLLIQELMMADSEDESKPTSHFANSLSHRIRNRAWQSILLIQHFIKNKVLNEQLLLKTLTALGAESQQPSIRYLQEWVTFNVLHVEQSFINKFILIIDDSLDKRPSYIISVVSITNLLILHQIINEKNNIAKCFKLLTILCMAQNFTVRLYAQVTLTNLFELCQQMDISNFINQYEFVSQMIDMQTTMVEGHGNFFKNIKKLSSDFYFSAFNPINHFSLETVLYDLPRLSTLSPDEWIRPDWFNKNCFHVLTYNLDDSLKKSLPTSWTSKMLNDNLVTESNSLDYNFQKKIMPVKDIIESSDDVVLINLEQKQIQKDGLIVVASLIDRVPNLGGLCRTCEVFGVKEFVIGSLRYIEDKQFQNLAVSADKWVSIKEVKTYMLKEYLMSMKEEGYTLVGAEQTEDSCNLKEYQFPKKSILLLGHEKEGLPVELIQLLDTCVEIPQQGVVRSLNVHVSGAILIWEYARQHSNLS